The following coding sequences lie in one Maribacter forsetii DSM 18668 genomic window:
- the ffh gene encoding signal recognition particle protein produces the protein MFDNLSDKLDKALHVLKGHGQITEINVAETTKEVRRALLDADVNFKIAKEFTNRVKEKALGQDVLTTLQPGQLMVKIVKDELTQLMGGESEGINLSGNPSVILMSGLQGSGKTTFSGKLANFLKTKKSKKPLLVACDVYRPAAIDQLHVVGEQIDVPVYSDRENTDPVAIAQAGIAKAKAEGHNVVIIDTAGRLAVDEKMMAEISDIHKAIQPQETLFVVDSMTGQDAVNTAKAFNDILNFDGVILTKLDGDTRGGAAISIKSVVDKPIKFIGTGEKMEAIDIFYPSRMADRILGMGDVISLVERAQEQFDEEEARKIQKKIAKNKFGFDDFLSQIQQIKKMGNMKDLMGMIPGAGKALKGLDIDDDAFKHIEAIIYSMTPEERSTPSKLNASRKKRIAKGSGREVQEINQLLKQFDQMSKMMKMMQGGGGKKMMQMMGAMKGMK, from the coding sequence ATGTTCGATAATTTAAGCGATAAGCTAGACAAGGCATTACATGTACTAAAAGGACATGGTCAGATTACAGAAATTAATGTTGCAGAGACTACCAAAGAAGTACGCCGAGCCTTATTGGATGCGGATGTTAACTTTAAAATAGCCAAAGAATTTACCAATAGGGTAAAAGAAAAGGCGTTGGGGCAAGATGTATTGACCACCTTACAACCTGGTCAGTTAATGGTCAAGATTGTAAAAGATGAACTTACCCAATTAATGGGTGGTGAGTCAGAAGGTATTAATCTGTCCGGGAATCCATCGGTTATCTTAATGTCTGGTTTGCAAGGATCTGGTAAAACAACCTTTTCTGGGAAACTTGCTAATTTCCTAAAAACAAAAAAATCTAAAAAGCCGTTATTGGTTGCTTGTGATGTATATCGTCCGGCGGCAATTGATCAGTTGCACGTTGTTGGTGAGCAGATAGATGTGCCTGTATATTCAGATAGGGAAAATACAGATCCAGTAGCTATTGCACAAGCAGGTATTGCAAAGGCAAAGGCAGAAGGGCATAATGTGGTTATTATTGATACCGCTGGTCGTTTGGCTGTAGATGAGAAAATGATGGCGGAGATATCTGACATTCATAAAGCTATACAACCTCAAGAGACTTTGTTCGTGGTAGATTCTATGACCGGTCAAGATGCTGTGAATACAGCAAAAGCTTTCAACGATATCTTGAATTTTGATGGTGTTATCTTAACCAAGTTAGATGGTGATACCCGTGGTGGTGCAGCTATTTCTATTAAATCTGTGGTAGATAAGCCAATTAAGTTCATTGGTACTGGAGAGAAGATGGAAGCTATTGATATTTTCTACCCATCACGTATGGCAGATCGTATCTTGGGTATGGGTGATGTGATATCACTTGTAGAAAGGGCTCAAGAACAGTTTGATGAAGAGGAGGCTAGAAAGATCCAAAAGAAGATTGCCAAGAATAAATTCGGATTCGATGATTTTCTGAGCCAAATTCAGCAAATCAAGAAGATGGGTAATATGAAAGACCTTATGGGGATGATTCCTGGAGCGGGAAAAGCCTTAAAAGGTTTGGATATTGATGATGATGCTTTCAAGCATATAGAAGCTATTATATATTCTATGACTCCAGAAGAACGTTCTACACCATCTAAATTAAATGCAAGTAGAAAAAAGCGTATTGCAAAAGGTTCTGGAAGAGAAGTTCAAGAAATCAATCAGCTTTTAAAGCAGTTTGATCAAATGAGCAAGATGATGAAAATGATGCAAGGCGGTGGCGGTAAGAAGATGATGCAGATGATGGGCGCCATGAAAGGAATGAAATAA
- a CDS encoding bifunctional 5,10-methylenetetrahydrofolate dehydrogenase/5,10-methenyltetrahydrofolate cyclohydrolase, translating into MELLDGKKVSNEIKEEIKAEVAKMKERGEKVPHLAAIIVGSDGASLTYVGSKVRSCERIGFESTLIQMPSTTSEQELLNKIKELNVDDDIDGFIVQLPLPEQIDTQKVIMAVDPDKDVDGFHPTNFGKMALDMSTFIPATPFGILELLERYKVDTKGKHTVVIGRSHIVGRPMSILMGRKGWPGNSTVTLTHSHTKNITQIISQADIVISALGVPKFLKAEMVKDDAVVIDVGITRVPDETKEKGYYITGDVDFENVSKKASYITPVPGGVGPMTIAMLLKNTLLARERHRSRN; encoded by the coding sequence ATGGAATTATTGGATGGTAAAAAAGTATCCAACGAAATTAAAGAGGAAATCAAGGCTGAGGTAGCCAAGATGAAAGAACGAGGTGAAAAAGTACCACATTTAGCAGCAATTATTGTTGGTAGCGATGGGGCTAGTTTAACCTACGTAGGTAGTAAAGTTCGTTCTTGCGAGCGTATTGGTTTTGAATCTACCTTAATACAAATGCCAAGTACTACTTCTGAGCAAGAATTATTGAACAAGATCAAAGAATTGAACGTTGATGATGATATTGATGGTTTTATTGTTCAATTACCATTACCTGAGCAGATAGATACCCAAAAAGTAATTATGGCGGTAGATCCAGATAAGGATGTAGACGGATTCCACCCTACAAACTTTGGTAAAATGGCTTTGGATATGAGTACGTTCATACCTGCTACGCCGTTCGGTATTCTTGAATTATTAGAACGCTATAAGGTAGATACAAAAGGTAAACATACCGTAGTTATTGGTCGTAGTCATATTGTAGGTAGACCAATGAGTATTTTAATGGGTAGAAAAGGATGGCCAGGTAACTCTACCGTAACCCTTACCCATAGTCATACAAAAAACATTACACAGATTATCTCACAGGCAGATATTGTAATTTCAGCATTAGGAGTTCCTAAATTCTTAAAGGCGGAAATGGTTAAAGACGATGCCGTTGTAATTGATGTGGGTATTACTAGAGTACCAGATGAAACTAAAGAAAAAGGATATTATATCACGGGTGATGTTGACTTTGAAAATGTCAGTAAAAAAGCATCGTACATTACTCCCGTTCCTGGTGGGGTTGGTCCTATGACCATTGCAATGCTATTGAAAAATACATTGTTGGCTCGTGAGAGACATAGAAGTAGAAACTAA
- a CDS encoding alpha/beta hydrolase-fold protein has product MRKILLILVVVAFVIGCTEPPKLEHKFSIKVSYSAEVDSLAKDGRLLLMLSTDDSNEPRFQINDGLNTQLIFGVNVENWAKDSVITFDETVFGYPYESLKDVPPGEYNVQALLNVYETFNLSTGHTVKLPMDNGEGQQWNKSPGNLYSKPFKIRVAGNGFENVSVDLDQVIAPIEEPEDTKWIKHVKVKSEKLSEFWGRDIFLGAHVLLPKGFEEHPEAKYPLMVFHGHFPSDFGGFRTTPPDPNMKPEYSERFSLEGYNIIQQQEAYDFYKRWNEPDFPRFIVLQIQHPTPYYDDSYAVNSASQGPYGDAITYELIPEIEKQFRGMGEGWSRFLYGGSTGGWEALAVQVKYPDEYNGCFAACPDPIDFRAYTLTNIYEDENAYFYKSAHKTLEVPSHRNYLGQIQSTLKQGNHLELVLGDKSRSGQQWDIWEATYSPQAEDGYPERIWDKKTGDIDHEVAEYWKENFDLRHILERDWDKLGDHLKGKIHIYCGDMDNYYLNNAVYLMEDFLESTTDPYYEGEVKYGDRDEHCWNGDPDQPNAITRLRYNTMYVPKIMERIEKSAPKGADLTSWRYR; this is encoded by the coding sequence ATGAGAAAAATTCTTTTGATACTAGTGGTCGTTGCTTTTGTAATAGGATGTACGGAACCTCCTAAATTAGAGCATAAATTTTCAATAAAGGTTAGTTATTCAGCTGAGGTAGATTCCTTGGCTAAAGATGGTCGTTTGCTGCTTATGCTTTCTACAGATGATAGTAATGAACCTCGGTTTCAGATCAATGACGGACTCAATACGCAACTAATATTCGGTGTTAATGTGGAGAACTGGGCTAAGGATTCAGTCATAACTTTTGATGAGACAGTTTTTGGTTATCCATACGAAAGCTTAAAAGATGTTCCGCCCGGGGAGTATAATGTACAAGCACTTTTGAATGTTTATGAAACTTTTAATTTGTCTACCGGTCATACGGTAAAGCTACCTATGGATAATGGCGAGGGACAGCAATGGAATAAATCACCAGGCAATTTATATAGTAAACCATTTAAAATAAGAGTTGCAGGCAACGGATTTGAAAATGTGTCGGTGGATTTAGATCAGGTGATTGCACCAATTGAAGAACCAGAAGATACCAAGTGGATTAAGCATGTAAAAGTGAAGTCAGAAAAGCTTTCTGAGTTTTGGGGACGTGATATTTTCTTAGGAGCGCATGTATTGCTGCCAAAAGGATTTGAAGAACATCCGGAAGCGAAGTATCCGCTGATGGTTTTTCACGGTCATTTTCCTTCAGATTTTGGCGGATTCAGAACTACGCCTCCAGATCCTAATATGAAACCAGAATATTCTGAACGATTTAGTTTAGAAGGCTATAATATAATTCAACAACAAGAAGCTTATGATTTTTATAAACGTTGGAACGAGCCAGATTTTCCAAGATTCATAGTGCTGCAGATTCAACATCCAACCCCATATTATGATGATTCTTATGCGGTGAATTCTGCAAGTCAAGGTCCATATGGCGATGCTATTACCTATGAATTGATTCCTGAAATAGAAAAACAATTCAGAGGAATGGGCGAGGGGTGGTCTCGTTTTCTATATGGTGGTTCAACCGGTGGTTGGGAAGCTTTGGCAGTTCAGGTAAAATACCCAGATGAGTACAATGGTTGCTTTGCGGCATGCCCAGATCCTATAGATTTTAGAGCATATACCTTAACGAATATCTATGAAGATGAAAATGCCTACTTCTATAAGAGCGCACATAAAACATTAGAGGTGCCATCGCATCGTAATTACCTCGGTCAAATTCAATCTACCCTAAAACAAGGAAATCACTTAGAATTAGTATTGGGAGATAAATCTAGATCAGGTCAACAATGGGATATTTGGGAAGCTACTTATTCGCCACAAGCCGAAGATGGGTACCCAGAGAGAATTTGGGATAAAAAGACTGGCGATATTGACCACGAGGTTGCTGAATACTGGAAAGAGAATTTCGATTTAAGACATATTCTTGAACGCGACTGGGATAAGTTAGGTGATCATCTAAAAGGTAAAATTCATATCTATTGTGGAGATATGGATAACTACTACCTCAACAATGCTGTATACCTAATGGAAGATTTCTTGGAGAGTACTACAGATCCTTATTATGAGGGAGAGGTGAAATATGGAGATAGAGACGAACATTGTTGGAACGGAGATCCAGACCAACCAAACGCTATTACTCGTTTAAGATATAATACCATGTATGTACCAAAGATTATGGAACGTATAGAAAAAAGTGCACCCAAAGGGGCAGATTTAACGAGTTGGAGGTATAGGTAA
- a CDS encoding aldo/keto reductase produces the protein MKYRRFGRTDWQVSEVGYGMWGMAGWTASDDAQSAKSLDLAVENGVNFFDTAWGYGEGHSEELLGELVKRHPSKKIYTASKIPPKNFQWPAKPEYAFEDSYPTEHIMEFTHKTLRNLGLEQIDLMQFHTWDDVWSGREEWQRAIEDLKTSGKVVAMGISMNRWEPENGIKALKTGMLDAVQVIYNIFDQAPIDTLFPLCKELDIATIARVPFDEGTLTGTMTKETTFPEGDWRGTYFVPENLISSVEHADALRPLIPEGMTMAEMALRFILMNDNVGTTIPGMRKQRNVLANTATSDGHLLSNELYEELKKHRWDRVPTSWSQ, from the coding sequence ATGAAATACAGAAGATTCGGAAGAACAGATTGGCAAGTAAGTGAAGTAGGATACGGAATGTGGGGAATGGCTGGTTGGACGGCAAGTGACGATGCCCAATCTGCAAAATCGTTGGACTTGGCAGTTGAAAACGGAGTTAATTTTTTTGATACCGCTTGGGGTTACGGAGAAGGTCATAGTGAGGAGTTGCTTGGGGAGTTGGTAAAGAGACATCCTTCTAAGAAAATATATACAGCAAGTAAAATTCCACCAAAAAACTTCCAATGGCCAGCAAAACCTGAATATGCTTTTGAGGATTCTTATCCTACAGAACATATTATGGAATTCACCCATAAGACTTTAAGGAATCTAGGGCTGGAGCAAATAGATCTTATGCAGTTTCATACCTGGGATGATGTTTGGAGTGGCAGAGAAGAATGGCAACGCGCTATTGAAGATTTAAAGACTTCAGGTAAAGTAGTTGCAATGGGTATTAGTATGAACCGTTGGGAGCCAGAAAATGGAATAAAAGCTCTAAAAACAGGAATGCTAGATGCTGTACAAGTCATTTACAACATATTCGATCAAGCACCAATAGATACCTTATTTCCGCTTTGTAAAGAGCTGGATATTGCAACCATAGCACGTGTACCTTTTGATGAAGGTACATTGACCGGTACAATGACGAAAGAAACAACGTTCCCTGAAGGCGATTGGAGGGGTACTTATTTTGTGCCGGAGAATCTAATTTCTTCGGTAGAACATGCAGATGCTTTACGCCCTTTAATACCTGAAGGTATGACCATGGCAGAGATGGCACTTCGTTTTATACTAATGAACGATAATGTAGGTACTACCATACCGGGTATGCGTAAGCAACGTAATGTATTGGCAAATACCGCTACAAGTGATGGTCATTTATTATCTAATGAACTGTATGAAGAATTAAAAAAGCACCGTTGGGATAGAGTGCCGACTTCTTGGTCGCAGTAA
- a CDS encoding VOC family protein, with amino-acid sequence MQNVTPFHIAIPVHNLAECRTFYRDILNCEEGRSSDHWVDFNLFGHQLVIHYKPKSESESVHHNPVDGHDVPVPHYGVVLPWDTFQSFSEELKSKGVKFVIEPYVRFEGKVGEQVTMFFYDPAGNALEFKAFKDMGQLFAK; translated from the coding sequence ATGCAAAACGTAACACCTTTTCACATTGCCATTCCCGTTCATAACTTAGCGGAATGCAGAACTTTTTATAGAGATATCTTGAATTGCGAAGAAGGTCGTAGTAGCGACCATTGGGTTGATTTCAACTTATTCGGACATCAATTAGTGATTCATTACAAACCTAAATCTGAATCAGAAAGTGTACACCACAACCCCGTTGATGGTCATGATGTACCAGTGCCACATTACGGAGTAGTTTTACCTTGGGATACCTTTCAAAGTTTTTCAGAAGAATTAAAATCCAAAGGCGTGAAATTTGTCATTGAGCCTTATGTGCGTTTTGAAGGTAAAGTTGGCGAACAAGTTACCATGTTTTTCTATGACCCGGCAGGTAATGCTTTAGAATTCAAAGCTTTTAAAGATATGGGACAGTTGTTTGCGAAGTGA
- a CDS encoding DUF7218 family protein: protein MAKSNNIPQIKNEEQYEALVDKGYSKEKAARIANTKDAGKKGGKASIYEERTKKELYDQAKEIGIDGRSKMSKKELISALRNN, encoded by the coding sequence ATGGCAAAATCAAACAACATACCTCAAATAAAAAATGAGGAACAGTATGAAGCTTTAGTAGACAAAGGTTACAGTAAAGAAAAAGCTGCACGTATTGCAAATACTAAGGATGCCGGAAAGAAAGGTGGTAAAGCTTCCATTTATGAAGAAAGAACTAAAAAAGAGCTTTATGACCAAGCTAAAGAAATTGGTATTGACGGACGTTCCAAAATGAGCAAAAAAGAGTTAATTTCAGCCTTAAGAAATAACTGA
- a CDS encoding alpha/beta fold hydrolase: MPVFLQNLIPKLIGYYLNFLVWFSPKKAAKKAFLVFIKVRKGRVLPNQKTFLDNAKFEVLSMDKNNIQIYNWPGSKDTVLLVHGWESNTWRWHKLIEKLQNADYNIIAFDAPAHGYSSGGNLHVPLYADTVQQVLTKYRPTTVIGHSMGGMTVLYNESLHSNKTIEKIVTIGSPSEFHEILTHYKNLLGFNEKVLKALKNLVYNKFKFTVEEFSSSKFVENNTKKGLLFHDKLDMIAPYHASVDVHKHWKGSELVSTEGLGHSMHQDGVNEKIVSFLEG; encoded by the coding sequence GTGCCTGTATTTCTTCAAAACCTCATCCCTAAATTAATTGGGTACTATCTTAATTTTCTTGTATGGTTTTCGCCTAAGAAAGCTGCAAAAAAAGCTTTTCTAGTATTTATAAAGGTTAGAAAAGGTCGTGTACTACCTAATCAAAAGACGTTTTTGGATAATGCTAAATTTGAGGTGTTATCAATGGATAAAAATAATATTCAAATATACAACTGGCCCGGAAGCAAAGATACCGTATTACTGGTGCACGGCTGGGAAAGCAATACCTGGCGTTGGCATAAACTTATAGAAAAATTACAAAATGCAGATTATAATATTATAGCATTTGATGCCCCTGCACACGGGTATTCCTCAGGTGGCAACCTTCATGTACCGTTATATGCCGATACCGTGCAACAAGTATTAACCAAATACAGACCAACTACTGTTATTGGGCATTCCATGGGTGGCATGACCGTTTTATACAATGAGTCTTTACACTCAAACAAAACCATTGAAAAAATAGTTACCATTGGTTCTCCTTCAGAGTTTCATGAGATACTAACACATTACAAAAATCTGTTAGGCTTCAACGAAAAGGTTTTAAAAGCATTGAAAAACTTAGTGTACAACAAATTTAAATTTACGGTAGAAGAATTTTCAAGTTCCAAATTTGTTGAAAATAACACTAAAAAAGGGCTACTCTTTCATGACAAGTTAGATATGATTGCTCCTTATCACGCCTCCGTAGATGTTCATAAGCATTGGAAAGGAAGTGAATTGGTAAGTACGGAAGGCTTAGGGCATTCTATGCACCAAGATGGGGTAAACGAAAAGATTGTTTCTTTCTTAGAAGGATAA
- a CDS encoding helicase HerA-like domain-containing protein, which yields MASTEDFFDHIEKGYATKGDYINMGAAMLNGEAVKNAFVKIPLKTLNRHGLIAGATGTGKTKTLQVLAENLSDKGIPVMLMDLKGDLSGLAQPSPGHAKIDERHEKIGFPFEASNFPVEILSLSEQDGVKLRATVSEFGPVLLSRILDLSDTQSGIVSVVFKYCDDQKMPLLDLKDFKKVLQYATGAGKADFTKEYGRISTSSTGAILRKIIELEQQGAELFFGEKSFDVNDLTRINEEGKGYINILRLTDIQDRPKLFSTFMLSLLAEIYDTFPEQGDSDKPELILFIDEAHLIFKEASKALLDQIESIVKLIRSKGIGLYFVTQNPTDVPNDVLSQLGLKVQHALRAFTARDRKAIKLTAENYPESAYYDTKEVLTSLGIGEALISALDEKGRPTPLAATLLRAPMSRMDVLTKKELAEVIDSSSLVKKYGEIIDRESAYEILNEKIEKAEKLAEKEKNKPAARKTSSRTSTRQNPVIKVLTSATFIRGVLGVLKKVMR from the coding sequence ATGGCCAGTACCGAAGATTTTTTTGACCATATAGAAAAAGGATATGCAACAAAAGGCGATTACATTAATATGGGCGCCGCTATGCTCAATGGTGAGGCCGTAAAAAATGCTTTTGTAAAAATTCCGTTGAAGACTCTAAACAGACACGGACTTATTGCAGGTGCTACCGGTACAGGTAAAACAAAGACGTTACAGGTATTGGCAGAAAATTTATCTGACAAGGGTATTCCTGTAATGCTAATGGATTTAAAAGGAGATTTGAGCGGATTGGCACAACCTAGTCCCGGTCACGCTAAAATTGACGAACGCCACGAAAAAATCGGCTTCCCTTTTGAAGCAAGTAATTTTCCTGTTGAAATACTTTCATTATCAGAGCAAGATGGAGTAAAATTGAGAGCTACGGTTTCTGAATTCGGACCCGTTTTATTATCACGTATTCTTGACCTTTCAGATACGCAATCCGGTATTGTCTCTGTAGTATTCAAATACTGCGATGACCAGAAAATGCCATTACTAGATTTAAAAGATTTCAAAAAAGTACTGCAATACGCTACCGGAGCTGGGAAAGCGGATTTTACCAAAGAATATGGTAGGATCTCCACAAGCTCTACCGGTGCCATACTTAGAAAAATTATTGAGTTGGAACAGCAAGGTGCCGAGCTGTTCTTTGGAGAAAAATCTTTTGATGTAAACGACCTAACCCGTATTAACGAAGAAGGCAAAGGATATATCAATATTTTAAGATTGACAGATATTCAAGACAGACCAAAGTTGTTCTCTACATTTATGTTGAGTCTTCTGGCAGAAATATACGATACCTTCCCAGAACAGGGAGATAGTGACAAACCAGAATTGATTCTTTTTATAGATGAGGCGCATCTTATTTTCAAAGAAGCTTCAAAAGCATTGTTGGATCAAATAGAAAGTATTGTTAAACTGATACGTTCAAAAGGTATTGGTTTGTATTTTGTAACCCAAAACCCAACAGATGTACCAAATGACGTACTATCCCAGTTAGGTTTAAAAGTACAACATGCTTTAAGGGCATTTACCGCTAGAGATAGAAAAGCGATCAAATTGACCGCAGAAAACTATCCGGAGTCAGCGTATTATGACACCAAAGAGGTACTTACATCTTTAGGTATTGGTGAAGCTTTAATTTCTGCCCTAGATGAAAAAGGTAGACCAACACCACTTGCCGCAACCTTATTGCGAGCACCAATGAGCCGTATGGATGTATTGACTAAAAAAGAATTGGCAGAAGTTATCGATAGTTCTTCATTGGTTAAAAAATATGGTGAGATAATCGATAGAGAAAGTGCTTATGAAATCTTGAACGAAAAGATTGAAAAGGCAGAAAAGTTAGCGGAAAAAGAAAAGAATAAACCGGCTGCTAGAAAAACATCAAGTAGAACAAGCACAAGGCAAAATCCGGTAATAAAAGTATTAACGAGTGCTACTTTTATTAGAGGCGTACTTGGAGTGTTGAAAAAAGTGATGAGATAA
- a CDS encoding 7-carboxy-7-deazaguanine synthase QueE: MKNAEVLEKVNKGVYLPLMEEFYTIQGEGFHKGTAAYFIRVGGCDVGCHWCDVKESWNAETHPPTAIEQIVDNAAKYSDTIVITGGEPLMWDMNPITKALKDKGLKTHIETSGAYMLSGEWDWICLSPKKNKLPEGRIYDEAHELKVIVYNKHDLIFAEEQAAKTNANCILYLQPEWSVRDKVVPMIVDYVMNNPKWKVSLQTHKYLNIP; this comes from the coding sequence ATGAAAAATGCGGAGGTATTGGAGAAAGTGAATAAAGGGGTGTATTTGCCCTTAATGGAAGAGTTCTACACTATACAGGGTGAAGGCTTTCATAAAGGAACTGCGGCTTATTTTATACGTGTTGGTGGATGTGATGTTGGTTGCCATTGGTGCGATGTAAAAGAGAGCTGGAATGCAGAAACGCATCCGCCTACTGCCATCGAACAAATTGTTGATAATGCAGCAAAGTATTCTGATACTATTGTTATTACCGGCGGTGAGCCTTTAATGTGGGATATGAACCCGATCACAAAAGCATTAAAGGATAAAGGTCTAAAAACCCATATAGAAACTTCTGGAGCCTACATGCTTTCTGGCGAATGGGATTGGATCTGTCTATCGCCAAAGAAAAATAAACTTCCTGAAGGTCGTATTTACGACGAAGCTCATGAACTTAAAGTTATTGTGTATAATAAGCATGATTTGATTTTTGCCGAAGAGCAAGCAGCGAAAACCAATGCGAATTGCATTTTATACCTACAGCCAGAATGGAGTGTTAGGGATAAGGTTGTACCAATGATCGTTGATTATGTAATGAACAACCCAAAATGGAAAGTGTCATTGCAGACGCATAAATACTTGAATATTCCTTAA
- a CDS encoding class I SAM-dependent methyltransferase: MNKDILGTALLDYQNGNYTEDITTYSSLLEDDVLPLPYMFRGFKEMPELEQKALQLCKGKVLDVGCGAGSHGLYLQEKSFKVIGLDASKGAIEVSTLRGLKNTTHSELLKYEGEQFDTILILMNGVGLAGTLDGLEPFFSKLKSLLKEDGQILLDSSDIIYMFEDDEDGGYWIPDNVNYYGEVSFEMEYKKEKSESFPWLYVDYNTLQRAANYSNLTCELVMEGEHYDYLARLTHMK; encoded by the coding sequence TTGAACAAGGACATTTTAGGTACGGCACTTTTAGATTATCAGAACGGTAATTATACCGAAGATATTACCACATATTCATCTCTGCTTGAAGATGATGTTTTACCGTTACCCTATATGTTCAGGGGTTTTAAAGAAATGCCAGAGCTGGAGCAAAAGGCTTTACAATTATGCAAAGGCAAAGTGCTGGATGTTGGCTGTGGTGCCGGTAGCCATGGGCTGTATTTACAAGAAAAAAGTTTTAAGGTCATTGGACTAGATGCATCTAAAGGCGCAATTGAAGTCAGTACACTTCGCGGATTAAAAAACACTACACACTCCGAACTCTTAAAATATGAAGGAGAGCAATTTGATACGATTCTAATCTTAATGAACGGCGTCGGTTTGGCAGGCACGCTAGACGGATTGGAACCTTTCTTCTCTAAATTGAAATCGCTTTTAAAAGAAGACGGACAAATTCTACTAGATTCCAGCGACATTATATACATGTTCGAAGATGATGAAGATGGCGGTTATTGGATTCCCGATAACGTTAATTACTACGGCGAAGTAAGCTTTGAAATGGAATACAAAAAGGAAAAAAGTGAATCTTTCCCTTGGTTATATGTAGACTATAATACCTTACAAAGAGCGGCAAATTATAGTAATTTAACATGTGAACTTGTAATGGAAGGCGAACATTACGACTATTTAGCAAGATTGACACATATGAAGTAA
- a CDS encoding YkgJ family cysteine cluster protein, producing MEEVLRELPQKAKEKYNENKKFFVKLRKKPPKNLDYIMQELHEAEFERTDCLTCANCCKTTGPLFTNADVERISKSFRMKPQKFIETYLRIDEENDYVLQQTPCTFLGADNYCSIYDVRPKACREFPHTDRKKFQQISNLTLKNVAICPAAFNIVEEMKKLIK from the coding sequence ATGGAAGAGGTTTTACGTGAATTGCCACAAAAGGCAAAAGAAAAATATAACGAGAATAAAAAGTTCTTTGTCAAGCTACGGAAGAAGCCGCCAAAGAATCTGGACTATATCATGCAAGAACTTCATGAGGCGGAATTTGAACGAACCGATTGTCTTACCTGTGCTAATTGTTGTAAGACCACAGGACCATTATTTACCAATGCAGATGTGGAGCGTATATCTAAATCGTTTCGAATGAAACCACAGAAATTCATTGAAACTTATTTACGCATTGATGAAGAGAACGATTATGTTTTGCAGCAAACGCCCTGTACTTTTTTAGGAGCCGATAATTATTGTTCTATTTATGATGTTCGCCCAAAGGCATGTCGCGAGTTTCCACATACCGATAGAAAGAAGTTTCAGCAAATAAGTAATCTTACCCTAAAGAATGTAGCTATTTGCCCTGCTGCTTTTAATATTGTGGAGGAAATGAAGAAGTTGATTAAATAA
- a CDS encoding DUF6364 family protein — protein MDKKLTLSLDKTIIESAKYYAKSNNISLSKLIESYLMTLTKQKDKSIEITPLVESLSGVISLDKDFDVKDAYSDYLIDKYK, from the coding sequence ATGGACAAGAAATTGACATTAAGTTTAGATAAAACAATTATCGAAAGTGCTAAGTATTATGCTAAATCGAATAATATTAGTTTGTCTAAACTTATAGAATCATATTTAATGACACTTACCAAGCAAAAGGATAAATCTATAGAGATAACACCTCTTGTAGAAAGTTTAAGTGGTGTAATTTCTCTAGATAAAGATTTCGATGTTAAAGATGCGTATTCTGACTATTTGATTGATAAATACAAATGA
- a CDS encoding type II toxin-antitoxin system VapC family toxin, whose amino-acid sequence MNRLLIDTNIVIDLLSRREKFYDEAAELFSRADKKELELAISSLTFANTNYILSKLKSPKDARQILRKFKVLVEVLSLDDKITELALSDEKFPDFEDGLQYYSAIENQIDIIITRNKKDFKNSNIPVLTAKEFLARK is encoded by the coding sequence ATGAACAGATTGCTAATTGATACCAATATCGTTATTGACCTGCTTTCAAGAAGAGAAAAATTCTATGATGAAGCAGCCGAATTATTTTCTCGTGCTGATAAAAAAGAACTAGAACTTGCTATATCATCGTTAACTTTTGCAAACACCAATTACATTCTGTCTAAACTCAAATCTCCAAAAGATGCGAGACAAATTTTGAGGAAATTTAAGGTGCTTGTTGAGGTTTTAAGTTTAGATGATAAAATAACTGAACTGGCTTTGAGTGATGAAAAATTTCCTGATTTTGAAGACGGACTACAATACTACTCTGCCATTGAAAATCAAATAGATATTATTATCACACGTAATAAAAAAGACTTTAAAAATTCGAATATTCCCGTTCTAACTGCAAAAGAATTTTTGGCTCGAAAATAA